CCTCTGATACACTCACTTTTAGTTCCATTGGATGTTCCTCCTTCCTAAAATAGATTTGTGATTCGTCATCACCTATTTTATAGGAGGTACATCCTTTTTGTCACTCCTTATGAATTTACACAAGAGAGTTTACACTACCGAATCGCCGGATCTCATCCTTATCACCTCCATAATGACATACTGGTATGCCGGCGCAAAGGATGCACTGGAGATTGCCAGAAAACGCTTTCCATCATCAAAAATTGTGTTAGGCGGCATATATCCCTCTCTCTGTTATGAACACGCGAAGGCCGCCATGGAAGGGGCCGATTTAATCGTTAAGAACAATGAGGCAGAACAATTCTACAGGTTTGTGGAGGGAGAGTTTGGCGTTACCTTGTCGTTCAAGCCGTCTATGTATGATTTTGATGCGCTTCCGTATCCGTGTTTTGATTTATATGACAAAATACACTTTATCCCGCTCCTCACTTCCTATGGGTGTGTGTACAGGTGTACGTTCTGCGCAACGCCGTATATGCACCCCGGAATTGTCAGGAGGAGCGCAGGGAGCGTTATCAATGAAATCGTATACTGGCACGATCGCAGCGTTGAGAAATATGTACTATACGACGATAACTTCCTTTACAGGCCAGGCATCTATGCAAAGCCATTACTGAGGGGTATCATAAAACTCCCGTTCCCGATAAACATTTATAACCCCAATGCAATCAATGCGTCGCTCATAGATGATGAGCTGGCAAACCTGCTGTTAGTTGCCGGCTTCAAAGAGGTAAGAATCGGGCTTGAAGCAATTAACCCTGATATACAAAAATCCCTTGGTGGAAAAGTAAACCAGAGTATCTTCGAAAAGGCAGTTAGTTTTTTATTAAATGCGGGTTTTACTCATGATTCAATCGGTGCTTATATACTTGCAGGGCTTCCTTTCCAGAGGTGGGAAGATGTAAAAACTGCCATAGACTATCTTGCGGGATTAGGGGTGAATACCCATATTGCAGAGTATACGCCCATCCCACACACACCCCTTTTTGAAGAATTTTATCCCCTTGCCCGCTATCCAATAGCAGACGATCCGATCTACCAGAACAACGCCCTGTCCCCGTTCGCCTGGGAAGGGTTCACTGATGAGAATCTGCTGTTTCTGAAACAATACGCGAGGGAAAAGAACAGTTTAATTGATAAATTCGGGCAATGATGCTAAATATTTGTTTAGCATGCGAGAGTGGCGGAACTGGCAGACGCACTGGACTTAGGATCCAGCGGGTTACACCGTGGGGGTTCAAATCCCCCTTCTCGCAAATCATTGAATGACATATTTTCAACCACCTCAGCAACAGCCAATATCTTTGCTTCGGGGATAATGCGATTAGCTGAAAGGCCCTGGGTGTTGCTGTATTAACTGTATTTCAATCATACCGAGACCAAATGGTTTACAGAGAATTTCCCTCGGGACCACCGCTTTACCTGTTTGGTTCCATATGCCAAAATTAGTGGGGCGCAATCTTCGTTTCAATGGCCTGGGGTTCGCCTGTCAGGAAGGGCATGATTGAAGTGCATCCCGAAACGGTTAATAGCCCCAGACTCACAAGAATTACAAAAACACATGTTCTTATCATTGTATTTTAAGCTCCCCGATGCCCGTATTTATATGACTGCATATAATTTATTCTACCCGCTTCTTTCATAATGTCAATCCCTTTGTATAATCTCACAAAAGAGAAGGTGTTTGGGGGCTGCATATAAAAACTTTTCTTATTTTTGCATCTCAATAAAGTTCTGGAGTAATTGAAGGCCCACCCTCTGGCTCTTCTCCGGGTGAAACTGGCAGGCAAAGAGGTTGCCTTTTTGAACGGAAGAGGCAAACTCGGCCCCATAATGCGTCTTTGTTGCCGTTACGTCTTCTGTGGGTCTGCAAAA
This is a stretch of genomic DNA from Pseudomonadota bacterium. It encodes these proteins:
- a CDS encoding radical SAM protein, which translates into the protein MSLLMNLHKRVYTTESPDLILITSIMTYWYAGAKDALEIARKRFPSSKIVLGGIYPSLCYEHAKAAMEGADLIVKNNEAEQFYRFVEGEFGVTLSFKPSMYDFDALPYPCFDLYDKIHFIPLLTSYGCVYRCTFCATPYMHPGIVRRSAGSVINEIVYWHDRSVEKYVLYDDNFLYRPGIYAKPLLRGIIKLPFPINIYNPNAINASLIDDELANLLLVAGFKEVRIGLEAINPDIQKSLGGKVNQSIFEKAVSFLLNAGFTHDSIGAYILAGLPFQRWEDVKTAIDYLAGLGVNTHIAEYTPIPHTPLFEEFYPLARYPIADDPIYQNNALSPFAWEGFTDENLLFLKQYAREKNSLIDKFGQ